The sequence aggcaggccagtctagtacctgcactcttttactacgaagccatgctgttgtaacacgtgcagaatgtggcttaattgtctttctgaaataagcagggacatccctgaaaaagaagctgcttggatggcagtatgtgttgctccaaaacctggatgtacctttcagcattgatggtgccatcacagatgtgtaagttccccatgccatgggcactaacacacccccataccatcacagatgctggcttttgaactttgccctggtaacaatctggatggtctttttcttttccactttgcatctgtccatttcaaatgagcttgggaccagagaaggcggtggcatttatggatgttgttgatatatggcttttgctttgcatggtagagttttaacttgcacttgtagatgtagtgatgaactgtgttaactgacaatggttttctgaagtgttcctgagcccacgtgataagatcctttacacaatgatgtcggtttttaatgcagtgccacctgagggatcgaaggctacggacattcagtgttggttttcagccttgccgcttacgtatagaaagttctccagattctctgaatcttctgattatattatggactgtaaatgatagaatcactaaattccttgcaattgaatgttgagaaactgttgtactatttttttttcacgtagttgttcacaaagtggtgatcctcaccccatccttGCTTGTGAACAAGCTCAGCCTTTTGGggctgctccttttatacccaatcatgacactcacaattagtgtccttagttcccaaacgcttattgagtgttgttagaaggaaaggtgatgtaacacagtggtaaacataccactgtcccagcttttttgaaacgtgttgcaggcatccatttaaaaatgataaaatatttgcacaaaaaaagtttatcagtttgaacattatcttgtctttgttgtgtattcaattgaatataggttgaagaggatttgcaaatcattgtattctgttttatttacattttacacaatgtcccaacttcattgcaattggggttaTAGAAACAGAGTAAAATCACCTTGCCACCGTTGTTCATGTTGGCTGTAAATATCGCTCATGGCCGCCTTGGAGTGAACGCTCACCCCGTACTGTGGCTTCAGCTTCTTGGCCTTATCAGCAGTCTGTATCATGATAATGGCGTCTTCCTCGTGTGTGTGGTCAGTAGTTCAGTGGGTCGGTTCTGACCACTGAACTATACGCTACTATAGTTCAGTGGGTTCTGACAACAAGCCAAGCGGCAAGTTCCGGGCCTGGCTCGGTAAAGTTCGGCCGTCTTCGGCCAAAGCATACTGCCACCTAGCGGACGTgtcggttcttgcaccagctgtactgaCGTCAATGAAGTTtgccaaataaataataaattaataaaatattttaaaaaatgatgttGGCCGATTTCGGCATGCGGACGGGggtgataaactaatgttttttgtATGGGGCCTAAACGcacacattttaaattaagtGAAAGCtgaaagaaacagaaaaacacaagtaAAATGAAGAACCACTAAAAATACTTCAGTACTGTAATAAAGGATTTATACTTCGTTAGATTCCAATACTGCACTTTATAATGACGGTCACGTGACCAGAGGCCATCTCAGCGTCGGCGCGCGCACATGGACATCAGCATCTTTCCCCAGACGCAGCGGGGGCGCACATGGATGAAGTTTGACTGAGTTCTGTTCTAAGAATTCTCAGTTTTTAATCGGTATATGAGCGCGACATGGTGGATTTGGAACAAACTCGGATATCTGTGTGGGTCTGCCGAGATGAAAAGCTCTTGCTTGGTTTGTCAAAGCGCACAACCTGCGCTGATGTGGTGAAAGCGCTTCTGGAGGACCAAAACTGTGCGCGCGGCCTCACCGCACCCACTGAGTGCGCACTGTCTTACTGCATCGTGGAGAAATGGAGAGGGTTCGAGAGGATTCTGCCGAACGCCACCAGGATGTTGCAGCTGTGGGCTGCGTGGGCAGATGAGCAGAAGAACGTGAAGTTCGTGCTGGTGAAAAGCGACGCGTCTTTGGAGAGCCACGGACCGCGGAGCGCGGTGGCGCGCGTTTTGCCCAGCAAACACAGCCCGTGCGTCCTCAGAGGAGACTCTCAGCCTGCCCTGCAGGGTATCATCTCAGCCGAAACACGGCGCCGGATCGTCAGAAAGGCCTTCAGAAAGCTGGAGAAGATGAATAAAAGCAGGGCGCGCGCGGCGCGCAAAGACGCGTCCTCCGCCGAAAAAAGGATGGAGACTTTGGTTCATCTCGTGATTTCTCAGGATCACACCATCCGCCAGCAGATGGAGAGGATTAAGGAGCTGGATTCGGAGATCGAGAGGCGGGAGGCGGAGGTGCATTTGGACAGAGTGAGTCGGCTCGGCGTGAACTACGTGCAAGACGCGTATTTAGAGGGAGACCGGTTCTGTGCGCATCTCGCGCTCCCTGCGTTTGAAGAGTACGTCTGGCAGtgtgaggaggtgaccaaactgcAGAAGGAGCTGCGGGAGCAGGAGGCTCTCATAGAAGACCTGAGCGCTCAGATCCAGGAGGACCAGGATCTCCACTGGATGAAAGAGGCGGAGAGCGAGCTGGTTTTGGAAGGCGAGAGGATCAGAACTCAGCTGGAGGCCAGCTGGTACGTCAGCATGCGCCTTGGATCCGATTTAGAAACCATCAGGAACCTGTTTAAGGCGACCCAGGAGACGTTCAGGGCGAGAGAGGAGGAGGTGCGAGATTTACAGGAGAAAGTGAACAGTCTGGAGCTGAAGGAGAAGACAGGTGAAGGAGGCACAGGTGTGAACGATGATGATTCTGACACCGGGTTAAGTTCTCTGCACAGTCAGGACTCagacagccaagcttgaactgacCCACAGcggacaatccaccatttttcAGCAGACCGTGGTTtcagatttggaagtgctgatcctcatcccagttgcttcataCCCAAACCTGCCAAGTTAACATCAGaggtcacagtctgatgaagccaacagaaccacatcatctgcaaagagaagaGATGCAGTCATACATGTAGTACCATAAATATTGTTTACATGTGGTTCGCTGTGTTAATGTCATGTTTCAACTTTGCCAGTTGccagtttttgtctttttttttttttttttttgtgccaatttttgtcttttttataaATTAAAGTCAAGTTGGAATTTCACTGCCCACATTTGACCCAACTGGTTGACAAATCATTTTCTTTAGGCGTTCCAACCCTATCCATACATACCCTGAACAAAactataaaggcaacacttttgtttttgctgccatttttcatgagctgaatgcaaagatctaaaaaaaatttttatatacacaaaatacctatttcgctcaagtattgttcacaaatctgtctaaatctgttttaGTTCGAGTttagggtttgggggttttaaatgttattgtagttcatgttagtttaatattgttgttgttattgatttattgtgtttttggagttcaggtggtttagtcagtttagttaagtgtcatgttgctgttatgaGTAGGAAGTGTAGtgtttttgatgtcttctgccactgtctctgcatgtgggtgtgtaaaaataaaagcacctgcttatggTAGAATGCAAAAAAGACAGAGTTCTGACTCCACCTTCATTCTTCCACGTAGCTTGCGACAATATATTAAAAGTTAAGTGACtgtgtgtgtaacttcgatcacagagaaactggggagagctgacatttgttgtttggtatgcttatgtatttcaggtcaaggatgaacatcacaaaaacaaagttgataggactaatatttttggagaaattagggatattaggtaacaatttttcaatttcaatttattttcatttaaatagcgccaaatcacaacagagttgactcaaggcacttcatacaagtaaggtctaaccttactaacagtAACAACAGTGaagaatggatgttgataattaaattctggactcatacaccattccagcagggggcagtaaatcatcaatttattaaaagcaaagtggcctcttTGTACATGTGTAGTttgtgtaacttcgatcacagagaaactggggagagctgacatttgctgtttggtgtttatgatttttgggtcaaggatgaatgccatgaAAACGCAAAGTTGTTAGGCCTAATAATTTTttagatattaggtaacaacagcgaacaatggatgttgatatcaccattaatcagtccctggtaaccacacaagctctgaacaaaggaaacatCTCAGCCTTgcaagttgtaaaacatgacatcacttACTTGTGCAAAATAATAaatgcagttattcacaaaactttcccatttaaatttcctgcactttcagttaaaatcattatagaaactttgcataatttattaccaaccttgaaaaatgccagctgcctattttataaagaCTACCCAAtcaagagcccatggatccccatgggcaacacgttTGTTCACATTTAATCAGCAAAATAAAGAATCTGGACATTTAAAAAAGATGTAAAACAATTAATCAGTTAACTAAATAGTTTGCAATTAATTAACAAATTGACTAATAACTGATTGATCAATTCATTGTTGCAGTTTTAGTATCAATGGTTGTATCATGAGCCAATTTTGACTGGCCAATTTTTATGGGGCCACCATCTCAGTATGTTTCTGGTTTACAGACATCAGTTACTATTGAAAGAAGTCAATTAGAATGATTCTATTAGAATTATACATCGCCTGATAGGCCAACATATATGAAGGTCAGCTGAAAAGCTCAGCCTCCTACATGATTATTAAAGCAAGATACTCAGATGAATCAAATACATCTGCTTAACGCTTGGGATGTTCTCTATCAAGCAGTGTCATGACTTTTCCACACACTTACGCTAATGCCGGACAAGGCTTTTCATCCCGCAGGTGTAGCAGTTGGGTGTCTTCTCTCAGCACCAGCCCCGCACAGCTGCTTACATGTCTGCTTACATGttttactggtggttggctctcactgcggtattgtatcacttcctgttccggagcacagcggtgtttttctgtatctgttagctgtttaatctgcgcagttagattgatctagttatctagattacgatttgtttcccagtgtaatctttacgtgccttaactaaagcactccttctgctgaatcacctctaaattatttacacattattcactttgcgtgtttttaggaatccgctagcttagcgtagctactagctcttagccgatttagcatggcggcttctcttgtctctcccgcacttttctgctctgggtgtgaaatgtttagttattcctcggcctcctttagcagtaacggtacttgtaataagtgtagcttattcgtagctttggaggccaggctgggcgaattggagactcggctccgcaccgtggaaaattctacagctagccaggcccctgtagtcggtgtggaccaaggtagcttagccgccgttagttaccccctggcagatcccgagcagccaggaaagcaggctgactgggtgactgtgaggaggaagcgtagccctaaacagaagccccgtgtacaccgccaacccgttcacatctctaaccgtttttccccactggacgacacacccgccgaggatcaaactctggttattggcgactctgttttgcgaaatgtgaagttagcgacaccagcaaccatagtcaattgtcttctgggggccagagcaggcgacactgaaggaaatttgaaactgctggctaaggctaagcgtaaatttggtaagattgtaattcacgtcggcagtaatgacacccgattacgccaatcggaggtcactaaaattaacattaaatcgctgtgtaactttgcaaaaacaatgtcggactctgtagttttctctgggcccctccccaatcagaccgggagtgacatgtttagccgcatgttctccttgaattgctggctgtctgagtggtgtccaaaaaatgaggtgggcttcatagataattggcaaagcttctggggaaaacctggtcttgttaggagagacggcatccatcccactttggatggagcagctctcatttctagaaatctggccaattttcttaaatcctccaaaccgtgactatccagggttgggaccaggaagcagagttgtagtcttacacacctctctgcagcttctctccccctgccatcccctcattaccccatccccgtagagacggtgcctgctcccagactaccaataaccagcaaaaatctatttaagcataaaaattcaaaaagaaaaaataatatagcaccttcaactgcaccacagactaaaacagttaaatgtggtatattgataattatagtgggcgattttaacatccacacagatgctgagaatgacagcctcaacactgcatttaatctattattagactctattggctttgctcaaaaagtaaatgagtccacccaccactttaatcatatcttagatcttgttctgacttatggtatggaaatagaagacttaacagtattccctgaaaactcccttctgtctgatcatttcttaataacatttacatttactctgatggactacccagcagtggggaataagtttcattacactagaagtctttcagaaagcgctgtaactaggtttaaggatatgattccttctttatgttctctaatgccatataccaacacagtgcagagtagctacctaaactctgtaagtgagatagagtatctcgtcaatagttttacatcctcattgaagacaactttggatgctgtagctcctctaaaaaagagagctttaaatcagaagtgcctgactccgtggtataactcacaaactcgtagcttaaagcagataacccgtaagttggagaggaaatggcgtctcactaatttagaagatcttcacttagcctggaaaaagagtctgttgctctataaaaaagccctccgtaaagctaggacatctttctactcatcactaattgaagaaaataagaacaaccccaagtttctttcagcactgtagccaggctgacaaagagtcagagctctattgagctgagtattccattaactttaactagtaatgacttcatgactttctttgctaacaaaatttaactattagagaaaaaattactcataaccatcccaaagacgtatcgttatctttggctgctttcagtgatgccggtatttggttagactctttctctccgattgttctgtctgagttattttcattagttacttcatccaaaccatcaacatgtttattagaccccattcctaccaggctgctcaaggaagccctaccattatttaatgcttcgatcttaaatatgatcaatctatctttgttagttggctatgtaccacaggcttttaaggtggcagtaattaaaccattacttaaaaagccatcacaagacccagctatcttagctaattataggccaatctccaaccttccttttctctcaaaaattcttgaaagggtagttgtaaaacagctaactgatcatctgcagaggaatggtctatttgaagagtttcagtcaggttttagaattcatcatagtacagaaacagcattagtgaaggttacaaatgatcttcttatggcctcggacagtggactcatctctgtgcttgttctgttagacctcagtgctgcttttgatactgttgaccataaaattttattacagagattagagcatgccataggtattaaatttgttcatgtaaatggggaatcttcttcacagactaaagttaattatggagttccacaaggttctgtgctaggaccaattttattcactttattcatgcttcccttaggcagtattattagacgtattgcttaaattttcattgttacgcagatgatacccagctttatctatccatgaagccagaggacacacaccaattagctaaactgcaggattgtcttacagacataaagacatggatgacctctaatttcctgcttttaaactcataaaactgaagttattgtacttggccccacaaatcttagaaacatggtgtctaaccagatccttactctggatggcattaccctgacctctagtaatactgtgagaaatcttggagtcatttttgatcaggatatgtcattcaaagcgcatattaaacaaatatgtaggactgcttttttgcatttacgcaatatctctaaaatcagaaaggtcttgtctcagagtgatgctgaaaaactaattcatgcatttatttcctctaggctggactattgtaattcattattatcaggttgtcctaaaagttccctaaaaagccttcagttaattcaaaatgctgcagctagagtactgacggggactagaaggagagagcatatctcacccatattggcctctcttcattggcttcctgttaattctagaatagaatttaaaattcttcttcttacttataaggttttgaataatcaggtcccatcttatcttagggacctcgtagtaccatatcaccccaatagagcgcttcgctctcagactgcaggcttacttgtagttcctagggtttgtaagagtagaatgggaggcagagccttcagctttcaggctcctctcctgtggaaccagctcccaattcagatcagggagacagacaccctctctacttttaagattaggcttaaaactttcctttttgctaaagcttatagttagggctggatcagatgaccctgaaccatcccttagttatgctgctatagatgtagactgctggggggttcccatgatgcactgtttctttctctttttgctctgtatgcaccactctgcatttaatcattagtgatcgatctctgctcccctccacagcatgtctttttcctggttctctccttcagccccaaccagtcccagcagaagactgcccctccctgagcctggttctgctggaggtttcttcctgttaaaagggagtttttccttcccactgtagccaagtgcttgctcacagggggtcgttttgaccattggggttttacataattattgtatggccttgccttacaatataaagcgccttggggcaactgtttgttgtgatttggcgctatataaaaaaattgattgattgattgattgatgtctgcaTCATGAGTCTGACAGTCTTCTTTCAGCttttgaaaaaggaaaaaaaaaaatctgagagcAAGAGCTCTTTACatcagtgtttcccaatcctgggcCTTGGGACCCAAAGCATATTTTCCATTTTCCATTCTGCTCTAATTGAGCATACTAAGCCATATCAGGAGTGTTCCATTTTTCAGCCAGCTGTTgactggctgaacacacctgacaaaACCTGGTGCGAGTCAATCAGGAACAAATGGAAAATCCACATCCAAATAGCAGCCTTAGTTCATACAATGTAATCTGATGAgtcaaacaaataataataaattataataataaatttatCTATAAAACACTAAATTAACTAAATGCTGAACATAGTTCCAGAACAACATTAAACAGAGGTCCCCATATCACAGAGTTTGAAACAATTCATTAAAAGAAgattaaaaaacataaaatgaatgatgAGCAGCAGGAAATGAATATGTTTAAAGACTAATATTTGAAAATGTTTTCTATAAAAATACTGACAGTGAAACAATACATGTCACATATGTTTAGAATCATATCAACATTGTATTTTGATATTTGTTGTATTGCTTCTCTTTTACATTTCAGCTGTGCTGAACAATGCAAATCTGTAAACTGAATTTAATTTGTTGGCACCAACTTGTAAGGTATTGTAAGGTACACCAGGTGTAACCACTAACATATCACGTTGCACAATCGTTTCACACTAATGTTGCTCATTACTCAATTTATTGAATGTAAAGAAGAGCTTCAAGGATcagtaaaaaatgaaaaaatgggACAGGGGGTGAAAAATATCAACAGAAACTGTATAGGGTTTCAATAAACACACCCATGTGCTGCACTATAACTGAATGCATAGCAACAGATAGAATAACACAAAAGCACAGACCACTGCCCGTATCTCAGGAATAGTATATCTGCTTAATAGGTGCACTGAATAATTCTAAACCATTGAAAGAACAAAGGAGGGACAAAACAGATGCTCAGCACAGTGACTAAATGACACAGTGGCAAAGAAAATCTTACATAAGTTCTATATAACTGTGTGAATGTTAGAGGAAGATCAGCGGTGATGCCTTTGTTGCCACAGTACCATGTTACACATGGATGTGGCAAGCTGTAAAGGATGAAAGCACAGTGACTCACTCACTATTCTCACAAATTATTAGTCAAACAAAAAGTGGCACAGTTTCAACATTTCATAAGGACAGACATGAATTGATGAAAGCAAAATTTGAGCCTTGAGCCAAAATAAAGTAAGAATGTGACTGTTCTTAGTAATAAactctgtaatttgtaaattacagTTCCATTGTGTAATGGGGACCTTCCAAAAATTCAAAGCAATTCTAAAATGTCTGAAGGTAGATTGGATCTGGCAAATCTTTAAAATGATGTTGAAAATATATCATTTAaatccttcaaaaaaaaaattatatatatatatatatatatatatatatatatatatatatatatatatatatatatatatatatatatatatatatatatatatatatatataacagctgGTATGGCCATCTATActtcagtcagattttttttttttttacacccatTATTTCATTGTCACATCATAAGGAATGACAGAATACCTTCTGTTGGTCAGCAGAGGTTAATGGTTGACTGTTCTCACCCCGGCAGACTTATGTGCTCTATGAATGCCTTTCTAGCTTGTCGTTGGTACAGGTTTATGCTcagtgtccttcctgatgcaccctccacattacatggagtgtgggcaggggtggccttgaaacaGGGACCTTCTGTTCTAGAAACAAATGCCCTAACAGTTTTATTTGACAGAAAGAAAGTTTAAGCAGATGTCCATCTGCTGTGCAGCTCATCAAAGTGGAGATCAGTGTCACAGAGAGGTAttaggttattatgttgatgccAGATCTCAGGCAAAGAGGTGGGATGTTTCCCCGAACAGACTGTAAACCAGCTGGACCTCTGATTTGTCTTCAGGTTCTTTTGCTATTCAGCAAAGTGAGTTCCTCTGTTCGTTGATGTGTTCCGTTTATTTGATCTCCATTCCCAAGTCAGTTTCACTCAGGGCCCAGTCATCCTAGAGTTAATGGATGACATCATCCTGGTCGTCATCTGTGTAAGTCACAGCAGGACTGTTCTCCACAGGGTGAAGGCTCTCTCCATGTATTTGACAAAAACCCGTGGACCCAGGGAGACAAGGGTAGAAGGACAaatttgtacactttccagcagaAGACAAAGCGCAGAAATCTCCTGGACAGTAACTTGGGATATGAAAATATCCCAAtatcctcacag comes from Thalassophryne amazonica chromosome 2, fThaAma1.1, whole genome shotgun sequence and encodes:
- the rassf10b gene encoding ras association domain-containing protein 10 — encoded protein: MVDLEQTRISVWVCRDEKLLLGLSKRTTCADVVKALLEDQNCARGLTAPTECALSYCIVEKWRGFERILPNATRMLQLWAAWADEQKNVKFVLVKSDASLESHGPRSAVARVLPSKHSPCVLRGDSQPALQGIISAETRRRIVRKAFRKLEKMNKSRARAARKDASSAEKRMETLVHLVISQDHTIRQQMERIKELDSEIERREAEVHLDRVSRLGVNYVQDAYLEGDRFCAHLALPAFEEYVWQCEEVTKLQKELREQEALIEDLSAQIQEDQDLHWMKEAESELVLEGERIRTQLEASWYVSMRLGSDLETIRNLFKATQETFRAREEEVRDLQEKVNSLELKEKTGEGGTGVNDDDSDTGLSSLHSQDSDSQA